From the genome of Oncorhynchus tshawytscha isolate Ot180627B linkage group LG31, Otsh_v2.0, whole genome shotgun sequence, one region includes:
- the LOC112229577 gene encoding uncharacterized protein LOC112229577, protein MASACYQDIEKDFIKCGETQDSRKYLQQVSDAVFKHHHASIALKKPKESEWKIAGLDDTSYKGEEEIKEWKNFYLNSVEMEVLGAVENLVPTESGQLVIMLCEDRQVYAYDGEEMHLVALSLGEVFDSGLQYPGIKSFYRGECFKNMTKEDWATVRQGIVGRRLEKEHQDLLRQAKPSFLSCLDSIKGASRTVTGACSYHKPVEPPTVLDGLRTVEIL, encoded by the exons ATGGC ATCTGCATGCTATCAGGACATTGAGAAAGATTTCATAAAATGTGGAGAAACACAAG ATTCAAGGAAATACCTACAGCAGGTGTCTGATGCAGTGTTCAAACATCATCATGCTAGTATTGCTCTCAAGAAGCCAAAGGAATCAGAGTGGAAGATTGCGGGCCTGGATGACACGTCCTACAAAGGAGAAGAGGAAATTAAGGAGTGGAAGAACTTCTACCTAAACAGTGTGGAGATGGAGGTGTTAGGAGCTGTGGAAAACCTCGTCCCGACAGAGAGTGGCCAGCTGGTCATAATGCTGTGTGAGGACCGTCAGGTGTATGCTTATGACGGAGAGGAGATGCACCTGGTCGCTCTGAGCCTGGGGGAAGTCTTTGACTCTGGGCTTCAGTATCCTGGCATCAAGTCCTTCTACAGAGGGGAGTGCTTTAAGAACATG ACTAAAGAAGACTGGGCCACGGTAAGACAGGGCATAGTGGGGAGGAGACTTGAAAAGGAGCACCAGGATTTACTGAGACAAGCCAAACCCAGCTTCCTGAGTTGTCTTGACTCCATCAAAGGAGCAAGCCGCACAGTCACAG GTGCCTGTAGCTATCACAAACCAGTGGAACCTCCAACAGTACTTGATGGACTTCGTACGGTTGAAATCCTGTGA